In a single window of the Elaeis guineensis isolate ETL-2024a chromosome 6, EG11, whole genome shotgun sequence genome:
- the LOC105046392 gene encoding uncharacterized protein isoform X2, whose amino-acid sequence MIALMSLFLLVMVRDEQVSNHNYAVSYLFSCGMRVTLKVQGHLALLLCSLELPSCVNSICSSFCLLPSPENGEFIDYRPTDLLNMKFLAGHGSLIIRVAWNHGENLVASSDSDVIVIVWKLSNQVLAPTEFSMNTTKYNNSRRDIVSFSLICTDVWSAQM is encoded by the exons ATGATTGCACTGATGAGCTTATTTTTGCTGGTGATGGTCAG GGATGAGCAAGTCTCCAATCACAACTATGCAGTATcatatcttttctcttgtggcatGAG GGTCACTTTGAAGGTGCAAGGGCATTTGGCTCTTCTTCTATGCTCTCTCGAATTACCTTCCTGTGTGAATAGCATTTGCAGTTCTTTCTGCCTGCTACCTTCTCCTGAAAATGGGGAATTTATAG ACTACCGACCGACTGATTTGCTGAACATGAAGTTTCTGGCA GGGCATGGTTCTTTGATTATAAGAGTTGCCTGGAATCACGGGGAGAACTTGGTGGCATCATCTGATTCAGATGTAATAGTAATTGTTTGGAA GTTATCAAATCAAGTTTTGGCACCAACAGAGTTCTCGATGAACACAACCAAATATAACAATTCTCGCAGGGATATAGTGTCATTTTCTTTGATCTGCACAGATGTGTGGTCTGCACAGATGTGA
- the LOC105046392 gene encoding uncharacterized protein isoform X3 encodes MRVTLKVQGHLALLLCSLELPSCVNSICSSFCLLPSPENGEFIDYRPTDLLNMKFLAQGHGSLIIRVAWNHGENLVASSDSDVIVIVWKLSNQVLAPTEFSMNTTKYNNSRRDIVSFSLICTDVWSAQM; translated from the exons atGAG GGTCACTTTGAAGGTGCAAGGGCATTTGGCTCTTCTTCTATGCTCTCTCGAATTACCTTCCTGTGTGAATAGCATTTGCAGTTCTTTCTGCCTGCTACCTTCTCCTGAAAATGGGGAATTTATAG ACTACCGACCGACTGATTTGCTGAACATGAAGTTTCTGGCA CAGGGGCATGGTTCTTTGATTATAAGAGTTGCCTGGAATCACGGGGAGAACTTGGTGGCATCATCTGATTCAGATGTAATAGTAATTGTTTGGAA GTTATCAAATCAAGTTTTGGCACCAACAGAGTTCTCGATGAACACAACCAAATATAACAATTCTCGCAGGGATATAGTGTCATTTTCTTTGATCTGCACAGATGTGTGGTCTGCACAGATGTGA
- the LOC105046392 gene encoding uncharacterized protein isoform X1: protein MIALMSLFLLVMVRDEQVSNHNYAVSYLFSCGMRVTLKVQGHLALLLCSLELPSCVNSICSSFCLLPSPENGEFIDYRPTDLLNMKFLAQGHGSLIIRVAWNHGENLVASSDSDVIVIVWKLSNQVLAPTEFSMNTTKYNNSRRDIVSFSLICTDVWSAQM, encoded by the exons ATGATTGCACTGATGAGCTTATTTTTGCTGGTGATGGTCAG GGATGAGCAAGTCTCCAATCACAACTATGCAGTATcatatcttttctcttgtggcatGAG GGTCACTTTGAAGGTGCAAGGGCATTTGGCTCTTCTTCTATGCTCTCTCGAATTACCTTCCTGTGTGAATAGCATTTGCAGTTCTTTCTGCCTGCTACCTTCTCCTGAAAATGGGGAATTTATAG ACTACCGACCGACTGATTTGCTGAACATGAAGTTTCTGGCA CAGGGGCATGGTTCTTTGATTATAAGAGTTGCCTGGAATCACGGGGAGAACTTGGTGGCATCATCTGATTCAGATGTAATAGTAATTGTTTGGAA GTTATCAAATCAAGTTTTGGCACCAACAGAGTTCTCGATGAACACAACCAAATATAACAATTCTCGCAGGGATATAGTGTCATTTTCTTTGATCTGCACAGATGTGTGGTCTGCACAGATGTGA